In Lactobacillus sp. PV012, one genomic interval encodes:
- a CDS encoding hydroxymethylglutaryl-CoA reductase, degradative, which yields MHFYKLDPYQRRELLKEKGIKLVKIEPEKLARLNQLSENVIGEIDLPLGVVQDVVVNNKSYLVPMAVEEPSVVAAANHGAKVFAKNGGSHVVSKREGIYGQIVLKVDQAFSLEKLAKDFPYYVSLANKEFASLVNHGGGVKEITGEIKGDLVYLKVLVDPAQAMGANKTNSILEFLSNKLVRLPHVREKMFAILSNYPSQFATVKVELTVASVGGMQVAKKIALLSKIGYQDPYRAVTNNKGIMNGVDSILIATGNDYRSVEAACGVFASKSGKYRSLSKWEVVDDKLIGSLTLPLALGVVGGSINSRSDIQQAYSILGEQVSSELLASLIVTVGLANNFAALHAISTKGIQAGHMKLQARNLVANLDASSVEKSKVLKEIIKLKHYSQAQAQEILEKVRKQEEDK from the coding sequence ATGCACTTTTATAAATTAGATCCTTACCAAAGACGTGAACTCTTAAAGGAAAAAGGAATTAAATTAGTTAAAATAGAGCCGGAAAAATTAGCTCGCTTAAATCAATTAAGTGAAAATGTTATTGGCGAAATAGATTTGCCATTGGGAGTTGTGCAAGATGTTGTGGTAAATAATAAGTCTTATCTTGTACCAATGGCAGTTGAAGAACCTTCAGTTGTAGCAGCAGCCAATCATGGAGCTAAGGTGTTTGCTAAAAATGGGGGCAGCCATGTAGTAAGTAAGCGTGAAGGAATTTATGGGCAAATTGTTTTAAAAGTTGATCAAGCTTTTTCTTTAGAAAAATTAGCAAAAGATTTCCCTTATTATGTCTCTTTGGCTAACAAGGAATTTGCTAGTTTAGTTAACCATGGTGGAGGCGTTAAAGAGATAACTGGAGAAATTAAAGGTGACTTAGTATATCTAAAAGTTTTAGTAGATCCAGCCCAAGCCATGGGGGCAAATAAAACAAATTCGATTTTGGAATTTTTGAGTAATAAATTAGTTAGATTGCCTCATGTTCGAGAAAAAATGTTTGCTATCTTGTCGAATTATCCTAGTCAATTTGCGACTGTGAAAGTTGAGTTAACTGTTGCCAGTGTTGGAGGGATGCAGGTAGCTAAGAAAATTGCTTTATTGAGTAAAATTGGTTACCAGGATCCTTATCGGGCGGTCACAAATAATAAGGGAATTATGAATGGCGTTGATAGCATCTTAATTGCTACTGGAAATGATTATCGCAGTGTTGAAGCAGCTTGTGGAGTGTTTGCTAGTAAATCTGGTAAATATCGTAGTCTGAGTAAGTGGGAAGTAGTAGATGATAAATTAATTGGGAGTTTAACTTTGCCTCTTGCTCTTGGTGTGGTAGGTGGCTCGATTAATAGTCGTTCAGATATACAGCAGGCCTATTCAATTTTAGGAGAACAAGTAAGTAGCGAACTTTTAGCAAGCTTAATTGTAACTGTAGGGTTAGCCAATAATTTTGCGGCTTTACATGCAATTTCTACTAAGGGTATTCAAGCAGGCCATATGAAGTTGCAAGCTCGAAATTTAGTTGCAAATTTAGATGCAAGTTCCGTAGAGAAGAGTAAAGTTTTAAAAGAAATCATAAAATTAAAACACTATTCTCAAGCTCAAGCGCAGGAGATATTGGAAAAGGTTAGAAAGCAAGAGGAAGACAAATGA
- a CDS encoding thiolase family protein — protein sequence MRDMYIIAGKRTPFGKYRGFFKDTTPVELGSIVLKELLKETKLAPEQIEGVLVGNVLSAGLGQNVARQIALKSGLPYDVVATVVDDVCGSSLKALRFAQGQMALGDLELAAVGGVENMTNAPLLLSKADKHSENPKFRDSLQIDGIGDAYSQKPMGLTAEKVAERYHVSRQEMDEFAYNSHLKATKATNENWFKDEIVPVTINGETLTQDESIRPDTSVAALSNLKPVFKEDGDVTAGNSSPLNDGASMLLVASAEKVKELNLKPIGKIGDFSEIGCDPDYMGYGPYDAIKKLLAKNHTTIDDYDLIEINEAFAVQAYAVARDLKIPAEKLNIAGGAISLGHPLGATGTRLVLTALNNLKKIGGKRAIVSLCIGGGQAIAYEVWNQ from the coding sequence ATGAGAGATATGTATATTATTGCAGGAAAACGGACACCGTTTGGAAAGTATCGGGGATTTTTTAAAGATACAACTCCCGTTGAACTAGGAAGCATAGTTTTAAAAGAGCTTTTAAAAGAAACTAAACTTGCCCCAGAACAAATTGAAGGAGTCTTGGTGGGAAATGTACTAAGTGCAGGACTAGGACAAAATGTTGCGCGTCAAATTGCGTTGAAGTCTGGACTTCCTTATGATGTAGTAGCCACTGTAGTTGATGATGTTTGTGGTTCTAGTTTAAAGGCTTTACGCTTTGCGCAAGGTCAGATGGCATTAGGAGACTTAGAGCTAGCCGCTGTAGGTGGAGTAGAAAATATGACCAATGCGCCCTTGCTTTTGAGCAAAGCAGATAAGCATAGTGAGAATCCTAAGTTTCGTGATTCACTTCAAATTGATGGAATTGGAGATGCTTACAGCCAAAAGCCAATGGGACTTACCGCTGAAAAAGTAGCTGAGCGTTATCATGTAAGTCGTCAAGAAATGGATGAATTTGCCTACAATTCACATCTAAAAGCAACTAAGGCAACTAATGAAAATTGGTTTAAGGATGAAATCGTTCCTGTAACAATTAATGGAGAAACTTTAACCCAAGATGAAAGTATTCGTCCTGATACAAGTGTAGCTGCTCTAAGTAATTTGAAACCTGTCTTTAAAGAAGATGGTGACGTAACTGCAGGAAACTCTTCACCATTAAATGATGGGGCTAGCATGTTATTGGTAGCAAGTGCAGAAAAAGTTAAAGAATTAAATCTAAAACCAATTGGTAAAATAGGTGATTTTAGTGAAATTGGATGTGATCCTGATTACATGGGTTATGGACCATATGATGCTATTAAAAAGTTACTCGCCAAAAATCACACCACAATTGATGATTATGACCTAATTGAAATTAATGAAGCTTTTGCAGTACAAGCTTATGCAGTAGCACGTGATTTGAAGATCCCAGCAGAAAAATTGAATATTGCTGGTGGTGCCATTAGTTTAGGCCATCCCTTAGGCGCAACAGGTACTCGTTTAGTGTTGACTGCCTTGAATAATTTGAAAAAGATTGGTGGCAAGCGCGCAATTGTTTCTCTATGTATTGGTGGAGGACAAGCAATTGCTTATGAAGTGTGGAATCAATAA
- a CDS encoding hydroxymethylglutaryl-CoA synthase encodes MKIGIDQIGFYTPNKYVDMVDLAHARKQDPNKFLIGIGQETMTIADQTQDAVSMGINSTLRYLDQIDKDKVGLLIFGTESSVDQSKSASLFVKTALNLSPQVRTFEVKEACFGLTAGLMMARDYVYSHPDKTAIVIGSDIARYGVNSGGEVTQGAGSISILVKKDPQIMELNEGHSAYSEDINDFWRPNNSKLAKVDGKYSTQVYLDFFTKTFNQYKKEQKLATKNFDALIYHLPFTKMGLKANRLAVEGEDEETTQRLQDNFEASKKWSAKVGNIYTGSLYLSLLSLLENANLNPGARIGLFSYGSGAMAEFFSGTLVEGYQNKLNKEADQVLIDQRKKLSVAEYEEVFNNSLLDPEDSVTLKSDEVEGKWYFAGIKNDIRQYSVN; translated from the coding sequence ATGAAAATAGGTATTGATCAAATAGGATTTTACACTCCTAACAAATATGTAGATATGGTTGATCTAGCTCATGCGAGAAAGCAAGATCCAAATAAGTTTTTAATTGGAATTGGACAAGAAACAATGACAATTGCTGACCAAACTCAAGATGCTGTCTCAATGGGGATTAATTCGACACTAAGATATCTTGATCAAATTGATAAAGATAAAGTAGGGTTGTTAATTTTTGGAACTGAAAGTAGTGTAGATCAATCTAAATCTGCCTCTTTATTCGTTAAAACTGCCCTTAATTTATCACCACAAGTGCGAACTTTTGAAGTTAAAGAAGCTTGTTTTGGATTGACAGCAGGTTTAATGATGGCACGTGATTATGTTTATAGTCATCCAGATAAAACTGCGATTGTAATTGGAAGTGACATTGCGCGTTATGGAGTAAATAGTGGTGGAGAAGTTACCCAGGGAGCTGGAAGTATTAGTATCTTAGTAAAGAAAGACCCGCAAATTATGGAATTAAATGAGGGTCATAGTGCCTATAGTGAAGATATTAACGATTTCTGGCGTCCTAATAATTCTAAACTTGCAAAAGTAGACGGAAAGTATTCAACACAAGTATACTTAGATTTCTTTACCAAAACTTTTAATCAGTATAAAAAAGAACAAAAATTGGCTACTAAAAATTTTGATGCCTTAATTTATCACTTACCTTTTACAAAAATGGGGCTGAAGGCAAATCGTTTAGCTGTTGAAGGTGAAGATGAAGAAACTACCCAGCGTCTTCAAGATAACTTTGAAGCAAGTAAAAAGTGGAGTGCAAAAGTTGGAAATATTTATACTGGATCACTTTATTTAAGTCTTTTAAGTTTACTTGAAAATGCTAACTTGAACCCTGGTGCTAGAATTGGATTATTCTCCTATGGTTCAGGAGCCATGGCGGAATTTTTCTCTGGTACTTTAGTTGAAGGTTATCAAAATAAACTCAATAAAGAAGCAGACCAAGTTTTAATTGACCAACGTAAGAAATTATCAGTTGCTGAATATGAAGAGGTTTTTAATAATAGTTTGCTTGATCCTGAAGATAGCGTTACATTAAAGAGCGATGAAGTAGAAGGTAAATGGTATTTTGCTGGAATTAAAAATGATATTCGACAATATTCTGTAAACTAA
- the recX gene encoding recombination regulator RecX has translation MQIITKVSRQKRKGYYNIFLNNSFAFGVSERTLSEYRLLVGVELTDEQIKVIKQFELNDKALQVAINYLSYQPRTVSEIKQYLHKKEVSEEAVENIITQLTNLGYLDDEKYAELFIKNDLRVGKDGPKTLIFKLTQKGVAKNISEPLIEKIVPEDWIEAGIRLTNSLRNQTGRLTLKEIQRKAKTKLISHGFTSELSDLVIEALDLQEDASERIEALKKQASKAWRRYRNNDEYTRKQKVRRALYQHGFSGSEIDDFLNGEIMDLQDLNSDY, from the coding sequence ATGCAAATTATTACTAAAGTAAGTAGACAAAAGCGTAAAGGTTATTACAATATTTTTTTAAATAATTCTTTTGCCTTTGGAGTAAGTGAAAGAACGTTAAGTGAATACAGATTACTCGTTGGAGTAGAGCTTACTGATGAACAAATTAAAGTAATTAAACAATTTGAACTAAATGATAAGGCCTTACAAGTAGCAATTAATTACTTGAGCTATCAACCAAGAACTGTGAGTGAAATAAAGCAATATTTACATAAAAAAGAGGTAAGTGAAGAGGCAGTAGAAAATATAATTACTCAATTAACTAATTTGGGTTATTTAGATGATGAAAAATATGCAGAGCTTTTTATAAAAAATGATTTGCGGGTTGGCAAAGATGGACCTAAAACGCTTATTTTTAAGCTGACACAAAAGGGAGTAGCAAAGAATATTAGTGAACCCCTTATTGAAAAAATTGTACCTGAGGACTGGATAGAAGCAGGAATACGGTTAACAAATTCCTTGCGTAACCAAACCGGAAGGCTAACTTTAAAAGAAATTCAAAGGAAGGCAAAAACTAAACTAATTAGTCATGGTTTTACAAGTGAACTAAGTGATTTAGTAATTGAAGCCTTAGATTTACAAGAAGATGCTAGTGAACGAATAGAAGCGTTAAAAAAACAAGCCAGTAAAGCATGGCGTCGTTATCGAAATAATGATGAGTATACAAGAAAGCAGAAAGTACGACGAGCATTATACCAGCATGGTTTTTCAGGAAGTGAAATTGATGATTTTTTAAATGGAGAAATTATGGACCTTCAAGACCTCAATTCAGACTATTAG
- a CDS encoding DUF402 domain-containing protein has protein sequence MALPKEGDYIAIQSYKHNGNLHRTWQSTMVVKTEQNILIGANDRTLITEGDGRKWVSREPALVYFHKKYWFNIIVMFRPEGIAYYCNLATPFIIDREALKYIDYDLDVKVFPDGEKRLLDVEEYALNKKRWNYGEKIDSILRDSSLELLEWIDKKKGPFAPAFPKIWYERYQQMRPIKNNYRRGKQ, from the coding sequence TTGGCACTTCCTAAAGAGGGAGATTATATTGCCATTCAGAGTTATAAACATAATGGCAATCTCCATCGTACTTGGCAAAGTACAATGGTAGTAAAAACAGAACAAAATATTTTAATAGGAGCAAATGATAGGACGTTAATTACTGAAGGGGATGGAAGAAAATGGGTTAGTCGAGAACCAGCCCTAGTTTATTTTCACAAAAAATATTGGTTTAATATAATAGTAATGTTTCGCCCAGAAGGAATAGCTTATTATTGCAACCTAGCTACTCCATTTATAATTGATCGTGAAGCACTAAAGTATATTGACTACGATTTAGATGTGAAAGTTTTTCCTGATGGCGAAAAAAGATTACTTGATGTTGAAGAATACGCATTAAATAAAAAAAGATGGAACTATGGTGAAAAAATTGATTCGATTTTGCGTGATTCTAGTTTAGAATTATTAGAGTGGATTGATAAGAAAAAGGGACCTTTTGCACCAGCATTTCCGAAAATATGGTATGAAAGATATCAACAGATGCGTCCAATAAAAAATAATTATAGAAGAGGAAAACAATAA
- the rlmD gene encoding 23S rRNA (uracil(1939)-C(5))-methyltransferase RlmD codes for MTKFTKNKTKDVIVTIKRLGINGEGIGYYKKKIIFIPGALPDEVVVAKITKSYPHYLEGELVRIKEKSPDRVTFPKGVDPRTGGLELANLAYPKQLEFKQHLILDALRKYHPRNYQKIKVKKTLPAPQQWHYRNKAQYQIELNRGKSKLGLYAPNSHNLIDLPEMPTQSKATQKTEREIKKLISKFQVPIANFRRKAEGIKTVVVRESFSTKEIQVTLITVGKKIKNLIPLAKEIMKLPNVVSVFQNETQWNNPQVWGNKTTKLFGKDTITEEILGKKFKLSPRAFFQLNPEQTTNLYSEALKYLDLTPDQTLIDAYSGVGTLGILASDRAHQVIGIESIPEAVTDAQTNTSLNHVKNAEYIQGNVEKLLPQLRKEGINIDAVIVDPPRTGLNKKLIKTLLDVKPETFVYISCNPSTLAKDLVLLSEAYDVRVIKPIDMMPQTPRWEGVAKLVLRKK; via the coding sequence TTGACAAAATTTACAAAAAATAAAACCAAAGACGTTATTGTAACAATTAAACGCCTTGGAATTAATGGTGAAGGAATTGGCTATTATAAAAAGAAAATCATCTTTATTCCAGGTGCCTTGCCAGATGAAGTAGTTGTAGCAAAAATCACCAAATCTTATCCTCACTATCTTGAAGGAGAATTAGTCCGTATTAAAGAAAAATCTCCTGATCGTGTAACTTTCCCTAAAGGAGTAGATCCACGCACAGGAGGCTTAGAATTAGCAAATTTAGCTTATCCTAAGCAGCTTGAGTTTAAACAACATTTAATACTTGATGCATTAAGAAAATACCATCCACGTAATTACCAAAAAATTAAAGTTAAAAAGACTCTCCCTGCTCCACAACAATGGCACTATCGTAATAAAGCACAATATCAAATTGAACTTAATCGAGGAAAGTCTAAGCTTGGATTATACGCCCCAAATTCACATAATTTGATTGATCTTCCCGAAATGCCTACTCAATCTAAGGCAACTCAAAAAACTGAACGTGAAATCAAAAAATTAATTTCTAAATTTCAAGTTCCAATTGCTAATTTCCGTCGCAAAGCTGAGGGAATTAAGACCGTAGTTGTTAGAGAATCATTTTCTACTAAAGAAATTCAAGTAACTTTAATTACCGTTGGTAAAAAAATTAAAAACTTAATTCCATTAGCAAAAGAAATTATGAAACTTCCAAATGTAGTAAGTGTATTTCAAAATGAAACGCAATGGAATAATCCTCAAGTTTGGGGTAATAAAACCACTAAACTATTTGGTAAAGATACAATTACTGAAGAAATTTTAGGTAAAAAATTTAAGCTCTCACCTCGGGCCTTTTTCCAGTTAAATCCAGAACAAACTACCAACTTATACAGTGAAGCTTTAAAATACCTTGACTTAACTCCTGATCAAACTTTAATTGACGCCTACAGTGGAGTTGGAACATTAGGAATTTTAGCCAGTGATCGGGCTCATCAAGTTATCGGAATTGAAAGCATCCCTGAAGCAGTAACTGATGCCCAAACTAATACCTCGCTTAATCACGTTAAAAATGCTGAATATATTCAAGGCAATGTTGAAAAACTTTTACCACAACTTCGCAAAGAAGGAATTAATATTGATGCTGTAATTGTTGATCCTCCTCGAACAGGTCTTAATAAAAAACTTATAAAAACTCTACTAGACGTTAAACCAGAAACCTTTGTTTACATTTCATGTAATCCATCAACTCTAGCTAAAGATTTAGTTCTTTTGAGTGAAGCATATGATGTGCGTGTAATTAAACCAATTGACATGATGCCTCAAACCCCACGTTGGGAAGGCGTTGCCAAATTAGTTTTACGCAAAAAATAA
- a CDS encoding YihY/virulence factor BrkB family protein, with protein sequence MKKANKVFSTYFKQFFKDLSKIISQGEITQNSIIIAYYMLFSIFPIIIIVGNILPLFQINAKPLTEYLNLILPKQVAEFVIPIISSLLNQHSSGFISFGIIVALWSFSSLINSIRMSMNKIYGVYSQEKGKPWWNYLLSRVITLFVTTLMIIVMILLSLGLAFGKQIVEFLGPILNIDVTWIYKLDSYKWPLVLVMMVILNIYLNYALPNISQFKHVVWPGTIVTVISWGALAYFFGLYLQYFGTKWQNYGIVGTFIVFMLWLNIMALLYLFGVCINATINKLKNGDVSYSRTSFWRAIKNNYLLKSKQNES encoded by the coding sequence ATGAAAAAAGCTAATAAAGTATTTTCTACTTACTTTAAGCAGTTTTTCAAAGACTTATCTAAAATAATTTCTCAAGGGGAAATTACACAAAATTCTATTATTATTGCTTACTATATGCTATTCAGTATATTTCCAATTATTATTATAGTGGGAAATATCTTACCACTTTTTCAGATTAATGCTAAGCCACTTACAGAATATCTGAATTTAATTTTACCTAAGCAAGTAGCAGAATTCGTAATACCAATTATTTCAAGTTTGCTAAATCAACATTCTAGTGGATTTATTTCTTTTGGTATTATTGTAGCTTTGTGGTCTTTCTCTAGTCTGATTAATTCAATTAGGATGTCAATGAATAAGATCTATGGAGTTTATAGCCAAGAAAAGGGTAAACCATGGTGGAATTATTTATTAAGTAGGGTAATAACCTTATTTGTAACAACGTTAATGATTATTGTCATGATCTTATTGAGTTTAGGACTAGCATTTGGTAAACAAATTGTAGAATTTTTAGGCCCGATTCTGAACATTGATGTAACTTGGATTTATAAATTAGATAGTTACAAGTGGCCTTTGGTCTTAGTGATGATGGTAATTTTAAATATTTATCTTAATTATGCTTTACCAAATATTTCTCAATTTAAACATGTAGTTTGGCCGGGAACAATTGTTACAGTGATCTCTTGGGGAGCTTTAGCTTATTTTTTTGGTTTATATTTACAATATTTTGGAACAAAATGGCAAAATTATGGGATTGTAGGAACATTTATCGTATTTATGCTTTGGCTGAATATTATGGCACTTCTTTATTTATTTGGGGTTTGTATTAATGCGACAATTAATAAGCTGAAAAATGGAGATGTTTCTTATAGTAGGACTTCATTTTGGAGAGCAATAAAGAACAATTATCTACTAAAATCAAAGCAAAATGAAAGTTAG
- a CDS encoding alpha/beta hydrolase has protein sequence MHKHKKLWITLTSIIAAIVVIFLGAGMYFYHVALVPGHKNFINNSTKVAKSDPLYQQTKWYQDTKKQKWYMKSADDNLKLDANYIPKKGSNKTVIILHGYMNNKDTMGPYAALFHKLGYNTLLPDARGHGQSQGNYVGYGWREKADVAKWARKVVAHNGKNSKIVIFGVSMGGATTMMTSGEKLPKQVKAFVEDCGYTNAKTEIEHEAQSLYHMTAFPRFPLVEVLSGITRIRAGYFLNDASSVKQLAKNKRPMMFIHGSKDTFVPTEMVYENYHATKGPKKLWVVPGAVHAKSFKTHPKLYEKKVNEFLKEYVS, from the coding sequence ATGCATAAACATAAAAAGTTATGGATTACTCTAACCTCTATTATAGCAGCTATAGTTGTTATTTTTCTGGGGGCAGGGATGTACTTTTACCATGTAGCTTTAGTGCCAGGGCATAAGAACTTTATTAATAATAGTACTAAAGTAGCTAAATCTGATCCCCTCTATCAGCAGACAAAATGGTATCAAGATACTAAAAAGCAAAAGTGGTACATGAAATCAGCAGATGACAATTTAAAATTAGATGCTAATTACATCCCTAAAAAGGGATCGAATAAAACTGTGATTATTCTTCATGGGTATATGAATAACAAAGATACCATGGGTCCTTATGCAGCCTTATTTCACAAGTTAGGCTATAATACTTTGTTGCCAGATGCGCGAGGACATGGGCAAAGTCAAGGTAATTATGTGGGCTATGGTTGGCGAGAAAAAGCCGATGTTGCAAAATGGGCCCGTAAAGTAGTAGCTCATAATGGCAAAAATAGTAAAATTGTAATTTTTGGGGTAAGTATGGGTGGTGCAACCACGATGATGACAAGTGGAGAAAAATTGCCTAAACAAGTCAAAGCTTTTGTGGAAGATTGTGGTTACACAAATGCGAAAACCGAAATTGAACATGAAGCACAGAGTTTATATCATATGACTGCCTTTCCACGTTTCCCGTTAGTTGAAGTTTTAAGTGGAATAACTCGCATTCGAGCAGGGTACTTTTTAAATGACGCTAGTAGCGTGAAGCAACTGGCTAAAAATAAACGACCAATGATGTTTATTCATGGTAGTAAAGATACTTTTGTCCCAACAGAAATGGTGTATGAAAATTATCATGCTACCAAGGGACCTAAAAAATTATGGGTTGTTCCAGGAGCAGTACATGCTAAGTCATTTAAAACACATCCAAAATTGTACGAGAAGAAAGTCAATGAATTTTTAAAAGAATATGTGAGTTAA
- the galU gene encoding UTP--glucose-1-phosphate uridylyltransferase GalU, translating to MKVRKAVIPAAGLGTRFLPATKAMPKEMLPIVDKPTIQFIVEEAKKSGIEDILIVTGKNKRSIEDHFDANPELEQDLEEKHKDKLLKLTQSITDLGVNLYYTRQPHPAGLGDAISRARSFVGDEPFVVMLGDDLMADKTPLTQQLIERYNATHASTIAVMKVPHEEVSKYGVIAPAGEIEDGLFNVDSFVEKPAVEDAPSDLAIIGRYLLTPEIFDILAKQKPGRGGEIQLTDAIDTMNKTQRVFAHEFKGDRHDVGNKEGYLETSIEYGLTHPETKDDLREYIINLAKKLSQTNNHPKNK from the coding sequence ATGAAAGTAAGAAAAGCAGTTATTCCAGCAGCTGGATTAGGAACCCGTTTCCTTCCAGCTACAAAAGCAATGCCTAAAGAAATGTTACCAATTGTGGATAAACCTACAATTCAATTTATTGTAGAAGAAGCTAAAAAGTCAGGAATTGAAGATATTTTAATTGTTACTGGAAAAAATAAGAGATCGATTGAGGATCATTTTGATGCAAATCCAGAACTTGAACAAGATCTTGAAGAAAAGCATAAAGATAAATTATTAAAATTAACCCAATCAATTACAGACTTAGGAGTAAATCTTTACTATACTCGGCAGCCGCATCCAGCAGGACTAGGAGATGCAATTTCACGAGCACGTAGTTTTGTGGGAGATGAACCATTTGTAGTTATGCTTGGAGATGATTTAATGGCTGATAAGACACCATTAACTCAGCAATTAATTGAGCGCTATAATGCAACCCATGCTTCAACAATTGCAGTAATGAAGGTTCCTCACGAAGAAGTTTCCAAATATGGTGTAATTGCTCCAGCAGGTGAAATTGAAGATGGCTTGTTTAATGTAGATTCATTTGTAGAAAAACCAGCTGTTGAAGACGCACCAAGTGATTTAGCAATTATTGGACGTTACCTTCTTACCCCAGAAATTTTTGATATTTTAGCTAAGCAAAAACCTGGTCGTGGTGGTGAAATCCAATTAACTGATGCAATTGATACTATGAATAAGACTCAAAGAGTATTTGCACATGAGTTTAAAGGTGATCGCCATGATGTGGGAAATAAGGAAGGCTATCTTGAAACTTCAATTGAGTATGGTTTAACTCATCCAGAAACTAAGGATGATTTAAGGGAATACATTATTAATTTAGCCAAAAAGTTATCTCAAACAAATAATCACCCCAAAAATAAATAA
- a CDS encoding hemolysin family protein, with translation MSSDPKSGNFLTKLKAKFHNEAPISGAERLEKEINKLYHEKLLSEREFAMVDGIINFENRIAREIMVPRIDAFMVDLKVPFQENLDEILKNPYSRIPVYDGDKDKIVGVIHIRTVLRKAREVGFDNLNYKDVMFKPLFAPETIDLGELLLEMQQTQRQLAILTDEYGGVVGLATIEDIIEEIVGDIDDEVDRTEILFRKINDRQYVIRGKMPLNDFNDEFGTHLEMEDVDTVAGYVITKLGLIPAKGEQLSVKLDNGMTLTTRRMKGSRILTLLLTLPDDQENLEKKEEKE, from the coding sequence ATGAGTAGTGACCCCAAGTCTGGAAATTTTTTAACAAAATTAAAGGCGAAATTTCATAATGAAGCGCCAATTAGTGGCGCAGAAAGATTAGAAAAAGAAATTAATAAACTCTACCATGAAAAACTTTTGAGTGAAAGAGAATTCGCAATGGTAGATGGAATTATTAATTTTGAAAATAGAATTGCGCGTGAAATTATGGTGCCGCGAATTGATGCCTTTATGGTAGATTTAAAGGTGCCTTTTCAAGAAAATCTAGATGAGATCTTAAAAAATCCTTATTCAAGAATCCCAGTTTATGATGGGGATAAAGATAAAATAGTAGGTGTCATTCATATTCGAACTGTTTTACGCAAAGCGCGTGAAGTAGGATTTGATAATTTAAATTATAAAGATGTAATGTTTAAACCACTTTTTGCACCTGAAACAATTGATTTGGGAGAATTACTTTTAGAAATGCAACAAACTCAGCGTCAGTTAGCGATTTTAACTGATGAGTACGGAGGAGTTGTGGGTTTAGCAACAATTGAAGATATTATTGAAGAAATTGTTGGTGATATTGATGATGAAGTAGATCGGACCGAAATTTTATTTAGAAAAATAAATGACAGACAATATGTGATTCGTGGTAAAATGCCATTAAATGATTTTAACGATGAATTTGGAACGCATTTAGAGATGGAAGATGTGGATACAGTTGCAGGCTATGTAATTACCAAGTTGGGATTAATTCCTGCAAAGGGAGAACAATTGAGTGTTAAGCTAGATAATGGGATGACCTTGACTACCCGCAGAATGAAAGGGTCAAGAATTTTAACCCTTTTATTAACCTTACCTGATGATCAAGAAAATTTAGAAAAAAAGGAAGAAAAAGAATAA